The following proteins come from a genomic window of Dysidea avara chromosome 12, odDysAvar1.4, whole genome shotgun sequence:
- the LOC136241214 gene encoding uncharacterized protein encodes MDADERLRRRREQYRRRRDRETPEDAERRRCRDREYMRRRRAGMTAEQRRIERTRNALPSPQIPTQFNREVPSFNDPAVIRKMCEFHEGLLNLEFSCCVVCMERFPSISVNAMNVCKRCTTDKHLPKLYSGDNNMDPGPVPPELADLTQVEQMLISPIIPMMSIYCLPHGQYGYSGHIINLPQDVSTFVNSLPRLPSDLDIVIVRKENTVDTHRDFRVRRSKVVTALQWLVTNNIYFNNITINSDNLSALPDDELLSTLPTLSISSDADIADNQNASTAAPQDQNATAAPQDQNASTTAPQDQNASTAAPQDQNASTAAPQDPHDVQLTQSFIPSVHNTMTEEENISHALHSNSTFPWPATQQNPVNEFHSEGYFSCAFPVLFPTGKAEFLAPRLNAVTIGNYFKHLMLYDDGRFAKHCRFHYFALNTEMRWRALQTGRVYVRQNPEDAHLSIDDLRDMVGRQGENFANRVLHYAASLRGTKQYWFQQRSRLISMVDALGMPTVFFTHSAADLQWPELARLIDAENTGRPNALIENPAIADWFFYHRIQKFVDVYYVDLLGALDFWLRFEWQHRGSPHVHGLAWLRNAPNFEETVEQGDEAAKHQLIEFIDKLVCTQNPGVLPDGSNIASAPSAKLDPHVCSQSYSQIEEYNSDLTDLVATCQRHTCCSTSYCLRTKQGVQACRFGYPKPLQTDTAITYEDGTYDLLTARNDTLVNSYNTLQLSSWRANVDMKYLVSRQKVVEYCAKYATKSEPRSQPVLETFKLIVNSLKESNTSLTAVQKLLINSIGECDYSSQETCHLLLQLPMFKASRDFVVLSLDGSRIVQHTADGQVATALSILTITCKDQIPLNSIP; translated from the exons ATGGATGCAGATGAACGCCTTCGACGCAGGAGAGAGCAATACAGACGCAGAAGAGATAGAGAAACCCCTGAAGATGCGGAAAGAAGAAGGTGTAGAGACAGGGAGTATATGAGACGGCGAAGAGCAGGGATGACAGCGGAGCAGAGGAGAATTGAAAGAACTAGAAATGCACTGCCCTCCCCACAAATCCCTACGCAATTTAATCGGGAAGTTCCATCATTTAATGATCCTGCCGTCATAAGAAAGATGTGTGAGTTTCACGAGGGCCTACTcaatttagaattttcatgcTGTGTAGTCTGTATGGAACGTTTCCCTTCCATATCCGTTAATGCTATGAACGTTTGTAAAAGATGCACAACGGATAAACATTTGCCAAAATTGTATTCTGGGGACAACAACATGGATCCAGGCCCAGTACCACCCGAACTTGCT GATCTGACACAAGTAGAGCAAATGCTAATATCACCCATTATACCAATGATGTCAATATACTGTTTACCACATGGCCAATATGGGTACAGTGGACATATTATTAACTTACCTCAAGACGTTTCAACATTTGTCAACAGTTTGCCACGTTTACCATCTGATTTAGACATCGTAATTGTTCGTAAAGAAAACACCGTTGACACTCATCGTGATTTTCGTGTTCGACGATCGAAAGTGGTTACAGCATTACAGTGGCTAGTTACAAACAACATCTATTTTAACAACATAACTATTAACTCTGACAATCTATCAGCTTTACCCGATGATGAACTGCTTTCAACTTTACCTACATTATCAATTTCTAGTGATGCAGACATTGCAGACAATCAAAATGCCTCCACAGCTGCTCCACAAGATCAAAATGCCACAGCTGCTCCACAAGATCAAAATGCCTCCACAACTGCTCCACAAGATCAAAATGCCTCCACAGCTGCTCCACAAGATCAAAATGCCTCCACAGCTGCTCCACAAGACCCACACGATGTGCAATTGACGCAGTCATTTATTCCATCTGTACACAACACGATGACTGAAGAGGAAAATATTAGTCATGCCTTGCATTCTAACAGTACGTTTCCATGGCCTGCCACACAACAGAATCCTGTCAATGAATTTCATTCGGAAGGGTACTTTTCTTGTGCTTTCCCTGTGCTTTTTCCCACTGGAAAGGCTGAATTTTTAGCACCTCGTTTGAATGCTGTTACTATAGGCAATTATTTCAAACATCTCATGCTTTATGACGATGGCAGGTTTGCTAAACACTGTAGATTCCATTATTTCGCCTTAAATACAGAAATGAGGTGGCGGGCTTTACAAACAGGGAGAGTATATGTACGACAGAATCCTGAGGATGCTCACCTGTCTATTGACGATCTAAGGGACATGGTAGGCAGGCagggagaaaattttgcaaatcgTGTTTTGCATTATGCAGCCAGCTTAAGAGGAACTAAGCAATACTGGTTTCAGCAAAGAAGTAGATTAATTTCCATGGTGGATGCACTTGGTATGCCTACGGTTTTTTTTACGCATAGTGCAGCAGATTTACAGTGGCCTGAATTAGCACGTTTGATTGATGCTGAAAACACAGGAAGACCTAATGCTTTAATTGAAAACCCTGCCATAGCTGATTGGTTTTTCTATCATCGAATACAGAAATTTGTAGATGTATATTATGTTGATCTTCTTGGTGCCTTGGACTTCTGGCTACGTTTCGAATGGCAGCATCGAGGAAGTCCACATGTACATGGCTTAGCTTGGCTACGCAATGCACCTAATTTTGAAGAAACTGTTGAGCAAGGTGATGAAGCAGCTAAACATCAATTGATTGAATTTATAGACAAACTGGTATGCACACAAAACCCTGGAGTTTTGCCAGATGGCAGTAATATAGCAAGTGCACCTTCCGCAAAGCTTGATCCCCATGTATGTAGTCAATCATATTCACAGATTGAGGAATACAATTCTGATTTAACAGACCTTGTTGCAACGTGTCAACGACATACATGTTGCTCTACTAGCTATTGTTTACGAACTAAACAAGGAGTGCAAGCTTGTCGATTTGGCTATCCAAAACCTTTACAAACTGACACTGCTATCACGTATGAAGACGGAACGTATGACTTGCTAACTGCACGTAATGACACGTTAGTCAACAGCTATAATACACTTCAACTTTCCTCGTGGAGAGCAAATGTTGACATGAAGTACCTTGTATCCAGGCAAAAGGTTGTTGAGTATTGTGCCAAATATGCTACTAAAAGTGAACCACGCTCACAACCAGTACTGGAAACTTTTAAATTGATAGTGAATAGCCTTAAAGAGAGTAATACTTCACTTACTGCTGTACAGAAGCTACTAATAAATAGTATCGGTGAATGTGATTACTCTTCTCAAGAAACCTGCCATCTACTGCTTCAGCTTCCAATGTTTAAGGCGTCGAGGGACTTTGTTGTGTTGAGTTTAGACGGATCACGTATCGTTCAACACACTGCAGACGGTCAAGTAGCAACTGCACTTTCAATTTTGACCATTACGTGCAAAGACCAAATACCCTTGAATTCAATACCATGA